The Rubrobacter aplysinae DNA window CGCCGGTGGTCTCGACAAGGAGACCATGTACAAGAGCGAGCTGGACACGCTCTACGCCATAACCGTGCTCGGGGCCGCGATGGTAAACATCTGGAACACCGTGGGCTCGCTCGACATGGGGATGCAGTTCATAAGCGGCCCCCAGGAAGCGCCCGGCGCCTGGCAGAAGGTGGAGCGCGTGATCGGGATACCGGACTCGGTGGAGCTGAAGTTCATCTGGCGGCTGGGCTACCTTCCCGAGGAGGACAAGCCAAACCGCTTCGACTGGAACTCGCCCCAGCGCAGCCCCCTCTCGGAGAACAACTCCGTCAAGCTGAACGGCGGCCTCGGGCCGCTCCCGGATGACGAGGACGAGCTACGGCGCTCCAGAGGCGGGGTCTAGGGCCGTACGGGGAAGATACGCTCCCGGAGATACGCGCATCACGCGCGGTTCGTATTACCCTCGGCGGAGAAGATGTCTTTCAGCACCGGGCTCTCGAACTCCGGGGAGAGGCAGTCCAGGAAGATCTCATCCCACATCCGGCCGCCCATGTACCGGCACTGCCTGCGGCGGCCTATCTCCTTGAAGCCCGCCTTCTCGTAGGCTCTGCGCCCGGCACCATTAAACTCGTACACCGAAAGCATTACGTTGTGCAGGCCGAGGGCGGTGAAGGCGTAGTCGAGCATCAGGGTGGCCGTCTCCGTGCCGAGGCCCCGGCCCCTGTAGCCTGACTCGCCGATCACGATCCCGAAGGCCGCGCTCCGGTTGCGGTGGTCTATCTCGTGCAGCCCGGTGTTGCCGACAGGGGTAAGATCCGGCGTCGCGTAGATGGTGAACATGGCTTCGCTTTCGGCCTTCATCCGGCTCTCGTACCAGGACTCTTCTTGCTCTGCGGTCATGGGCTGCGGGGGCGCGCCCAGGGTTCGTAGCGTCTCGAAGTCGTTGATCCAACGCCTGTATTCTGGCAACAGGTCGCGGCGCAGTGGCCCGAGCGCGACCTTCTCTCCCCGGATGTTGGTCGTGGGTCCCGTCTCTCCGACGCTTTCCGTGGGTTCCGCCACCGCACTCCCTTCCTCCTGCTTACCGCTGGTAGCGGAGTATAGCGCCTCCCAGCTCGCT harbors:
- a CDS encoding GNAT family N-acetyltransferase, coding for MAEPTESVGETGPTTNIRGEKVALGPLRRDLLPEYRRWINDFETLRTLGAPPQPMTAEQEESWYESRMKAESEAMFTIYATPDLTPVGNTGLHEIDHRNRSAAFGIVIGESGYRGRGLGTETATLMLDYAFTALGLHNVMLSVYEFNGAGRRAYEKAGFKEIGRRRQCRYMGGRMWDEIFLDCLSPEFESPVLKDIFSAEGNTNRA